A single Cyprinus carpio isolate SPL01 chromosome A20, ASM1834038v1, whole genome shotgun sequence DNA region contains:
- the LOC122148995 gene encoding phosducin-like translates to MSDRIVDEEPVTVTHTGPKGVINDWRKFKLESMDQEALPPSKRELIRQMSSPHKPRDSCVGGFNRKMSAQEYELIKEDDEKSLRKYRKQCMQEMHERLSFGPKFEGVYHLHSGEDFLEVIEKEHRLTVVVVHIYKDGVQRCEALNSCMDCLATEYPSIKFCRISAAATGAGERFPDDVLPALLVYKAGELLGNFLAVTQHFSEEFFATDVEAFLNEYGLLPEKECGPGADEDEADVE, encoded by the exons atgtctgacAGAATCGTAGATGAGGAACCAGTGACTGTCACTCACACAG GACCAAAAGGTGTCATCAATGACTGGCGTAAATTTAAACTGGAGAGCATGGACCAGGAGGCTCTGCCTCCCAGCAAGAGAGAGCTGATAAGACAGATGTCATCCCCCCATAAACCCAGAGACTCCTGTGTGGGTGGATTCAATCGCAAG ATGAGCGCTCAGGAGTACGAGCTGATAAAGGAAGATGATGAGAAAAGTCTGCGTAAGTACCGCAAGCAATGCATGCAGGAGATGCATGAGCGCCTGAGCTTCGGGCCCAAATTTGAGGGTGTGTACCACCTTCACAGTGGCGAGGACTTTTTGGAGGTCATTGAGAAGGAGCACCGGCTCACAGTGGTGGTGGTGCACATCTACAAAGATGGAGTGCAGAGGTGCGAGGCACTTAACAGTTGCATGGATTGCTTGGCCACAGAATATCCAAGCATTAAATTCTGCCGCATTAGCGCGGCTGCCACTGGAGCTGGCGAGCGTTTCCCAGATGATGTGCTGCCCGCCTTGTTAGTGTACAAGGCTGGAGAGCTTTTGGGGAACTTCCTGGCTGTTACGCAGCATTTCAGCGAGGAGTTCTTTGCTACCGATGTAGAGGCCTTCCTCAATGAATATGGACTGCTGCCAGAGAAGGAATGTGGCCCTGGAGCGGATGAGGATGAAGCAGACGTGGAGTAA
- the LOC122148994 gene encoding prostaglandin G/H synthase 2-like, whose amino-acid sequence MNSLVFCILLHLGFMVCQGANPCCSQPCQNRGVCTALGSDSYECDCTRTGFYGQNCTAPEFLTWVKVSLKPSPNTVHYILTHFKGLWNIVSNLSFLRNGIMRYVLTSRAHLIDSPPLFNADYGYKSWEAYSNLSYYTRTLPPVPHDCPTPMGVAGKKELPDVKLLAEKLLLRRKFIPDPQCTSLMFAFFAQHFTHQFFKTDMKKGPAFTKALNHGVDLGHIYGQDLERQHKLRLFKDGKMRYKVLDGEVYPPTVSEVQVDMHYPPHVPESRRFAVGHEAFGLVPGLMMYATIWLREHNRVCDILKKEHPDWDDERLFQTARLILIGETIKIVIEDYVQHLSGYHFKLKFDPELLFNERFQYQNRISSEFNTLYHWHPLMPDEFHVQDEVYSYKQFLFNTSILTDYGVNSLVESFTKQIAGRVAGGRNVAPAVLKVAMKSIEDSREMRYQSINAYRKRFNMKPYKSFEEMTGEKEMAAELEELYGHVDAVELYTGLLVEKPRTNAIFGETMVEMGAPYSLKGLMGNPICSPEYWKPSTFGGKVGFEIVNTASLQKLVCNNVKGPCPMASFNVPNVEDSVPTTINASTSHSNQKVNPTVLIKERTSEL is encoded by the exons ATGAATAGTTTGGTATTTTGTATTCTTTTGCACCTGGGTTTCATGGTTTGCCAAGGAG CCAACCCCTGTTGCTCTCAGCCATGTCAGAATCGAGGTGTCTGCACTGCACTGGGCTCAGACTCGTATGAATGTGACTGTACACGCACTGGATTTTACGGTCAAAACTGCACAGCAC CCGAGTTTCTCACATGGGTGAAAGTTTCTCTGAAGCCTTCCCCCAACACGGTGCATTATATTCTCACACACTTCAAAGGCTTGTGGAATATTGTTAGCAACTTGTCCTTTTTAAGAAACGGCATAATGAGATATGTGCTAACAT CGCGTGCTCATCTGATTGATAGCCCCCCTTTATTCAATGCTGACTATGGTTACAAAAGCTGGGAAGCCTACTCTAATCTCTCCTACTACACTCGCACACTGCCTCCTGTCCCACATGATTGCCCAACACCGATGGGAGTCGCAG GTAAGAAAGAGCTGCCAGACGTGAAGCTTCTGGCTGAGAAACTGCTTCTCAGGAGGAAGTTTATCCCAGACCCTCAATGCACCAGTCTTATGTTCGCTTTCTTTGCCCAACATTTTACACACCAGTTCTTCAAAACTGACATGAAGAAAGGTCCAGCTTTCACAAAAGCCCTAAATCATGGG GTTGACTTGGGACACATATATGGACAGGACCTCGAACGCCAACACAAGCTGAGACTCTTCAAGGATGGCAAGATGAGATATAAG GTTCTGGATGGTGAGGTTTATCCTCCGACAGTCAGTGAGGTTCAAGTAGACATGCACTACCCTCCTCACGTACCTGAGTCTCGTCGCTTTGCTGTGGGTCACGAGGCATTTGGACTGGTTCCAGGACTCATGATGTATGCTACCATCTGGCTGCGTGAACACAACCGAGTGTGTGATATACTAAAGAAGGAGCATCCTGACTGGGATGACGAGAGGCTGTTTCAGACCGCACGGCTCATCCTTATTG GCGAGACGATCAAAATCGTTATTGAAGATTATGTGCAACATCTCAGCGGATACCACTTTAAGCTCAAGTTTGATCCCGAACTTCTCTTCAATGAGCGTTTCCAGTACCAGAACAGGATCTCTTCTGAGTTCAACACTCTTTACCACTGGCATCCCCTAATGCCTGATGAATTTCATGTCCAGGATGAAGTCTACAGTTATAAGCAGTTTCTCTTCAACACATCTATACTAACAGACTATGGTGTCAACAGCTTGGTTGAATCCTTCACCAAACAGATTGCTGGAAGG GTGGCTGGAGGGCGTAATGTTGCACCAGCTGTGTTAAAGGTGGCCATGAAGTCAATTGAAGACAGCAGGGAAATGCGCTACCAATCAATTAATGCCTACAGGAAACGCTTTAACATGAAGCCATATAAATCCTTCGAAGAAATGACAG gaGAAAAGGAGATGGCTGCTGAACTTGAAGAGTTGTACGGGCATGTGGATGCTGTGGAGCTTTATACTGGGTTGCTGGTTGAGAAGCCCAGGACCAACGCAATATTTGGGGAGACCATGGTGGAAATGGGTGCCCCCTACTCCCTCAAAGGACTTATGGGAAATCCAATCTGTTCCCCTGAGTACTGGAAACCAAGCACCTTTGGTGGCAAAGTGGGCTTTGAGATTGTCAACACTGCCTCTCTACAGAAATTGGTTTGCAATAATGTCAAAGGGCCCTGCCCTATGGCATCTTTCAACGTGCCTAATGTAGAAGATTCAGTACCAACCACCATTAATGCAAGTACTTCCCACTCGAATCAAAAAGTCAACCCAACAGTTTTAATCAAAGAACGAACATCTGAACTCTGA